The Clostridia bacterium genome segment TTTTAAAACAAGGGGAAAATCAATTGTTGCATAATAAATATAACGATGATATAATTTATAGTCAGGTTATCCTTGCCCTGGTCATGCAGGGCCGTTATAGTCCATAAGGAGGTGAAAGCATGCGAAAAAAGTATGAGACAATATTTATATTAAAGCCCGACCTTGAAGAAGAAGCTATAAAGGCTGAAATTGATAAGGTAAAAGGGGTTATTGAAAATGGTGGAGGACAAGTGACTTCTATAGATGAGTGGGGAATGAGAAAGCTTGCCTACGAAGTAAAGAAGTTAAAAGAAGGCTATTACGTTTTTATGACCTTCGATGCAGCTCCTGAATTGCCTAGAGAATTGGAGAGGGTTTATAAAATTAATGACAACATTTTAAGACACATTATAGTTAGAGATGAAGAATAATTAATAAGGATGTGTATTATATGTTAAACAAGGTGGTACTTATAGGACGTTTAACACGAGACCCTGAATTGAGATACACAACTAACGGAATTAGTGTTGCAACTTTTACTCTTGCTGTGGAAAGGACTTTTGCCAACAGTCAAGGTCAAAGAGAGACCGATTTTATTCCCATAGTTACTTGGAGAAAGACAGCGGAGTTGTGTGCCCAATACCTATCCAAAGGTAGAATGGCGGGAGTTTCAGGAAGAATTCAGACTAGAAGCTATGAGAATCAAGAAGGACAGAGAAGATATGTTACAGAGATAGTAGCTGATGAGGTTCAATTTTTAGGTGGAGGCGGAGAATCAAGGCAGCAACAGCCCGGTGACCTGAATGATTTTGAAAAAGATATGCCTAAAAATGATAATGATGATGATTTTATGGATATAGATAACGAGGAAGACCTGCCATTTTAAAATGCTTAAAAAGGAGGTTTAAAGCAGATGACAGAAGCTAGGAATTCGAGAAGACCTATGCATAGAAAAAAGAGAAAGATCTGTAGTTTTTGTGCGGATAAAGCTGAACATATAGATTATAAGGATATAAATAAGCTTAGAAGATATATCACCGAGAGAG includes the following:
- the rpsF gene encoding 30S ribosomal protein S6, translated to MRKKYETIFILKPDLEEEAIKAEIDKVKGVIENGGGQVTSIDEWGMRKLAYEVKKLKEGYYVFMTFDAAPELPRELERVYKINDNILRHIIVRDEE
- a CDS encoding single-stranded DNA-binding protein, whose product is MLNKVVLIGRLTRDPELRYTTNGISVATFTLAVERTFANSQGQRETDFIPIVTWRKTAELCAQYLSKGRMAGVSGRIQTRSYENQEGQRRYVTEIVADEVQFLGGGGESRQQQPGDLNDFEKDMPKNDNDDDFMDIDNEEDLPF
- the rpsR gene encoding 30S ribosomal protein S18; translated protein: MTEARNSRRPMHRKKRKICSFCADKAEHIDYKDINKLRRYITERGKILPRRITGNCAKHQRQLTSAIKRARNIALLPYTTD